From the genome of Eucalyptus grandis isolate ANBG69807.140 chromosome 2, ASM1654582v1, whole genome shotgun sequence, one region includes:
- the LOC104442344 gene encoding LOW QUALITY PROTEIN: probable ribosomal protein S11, mitochondrial (The sequence of the model RefSeq protein was modified relative to this genomic sequence to represent the inferred CDS: inserted 1 base in 1 codon), which translates to MSSFSSMNRHARSLISKFLDSNQRLASPSSSLLQPRHGLAARSHSSGSTATGEVISPRVNDVSATRMFGNVCRASKVTHMVNPSRLSLTRFIHSSTQKDVENISSPRSMDYVRGIIEEEGKALGGFQFPRYNNMEQDVDFVHIKLMRNNTFVTVTDSKGNKKIGASAGCLPEMKGGPKISRYAAEATAEHXGRQSRSLGLKSVVMKVKGFTFFKKKRQAIMSWREGFTNARGNQNPIVYIEDSTRRPHNGCRLPKRRRV; encoded by the exons ATGAGTTCGTTCTCTTCGATGAATCGCCATGCCCGTTCCTTGATCTCCAAATTCTTGGATTCGAATCAGAGGCTTGCGTCTCCTTcgtcttctcttcttcaacctcGCCATGGTCTCGCCGCGAGATCGCATTCCTCAG GATCTACTGCGACAGGTGAAGTCATATCTCCCCGTGTGAATGATGTTTCGGCGACGAGAATGTTTGGAAATGTATGTCGAGCTTCCAAAGTTACACATATGGTTAATCCTTCCCGTTTGAGCTTGACGAGATTCATCCACTCTTCAACTCAAAAGGATGTTGAGAACATCAGTAGCCCCAGGTCCATGGATTATGTTAGGGGAATcatagaggaagaagggaaagcCCTTGGTGGTTTTCAATTTCCTCGCTACAACAACATGGAGCAAGATGTCGATTTCGTCCACATAAAGCTTATGCGCAACAATACTTTTGTTACCGTGACCGATTCTAAAGGTAACAAGAAGATTGGCGCGTCGGCTGGGTGTCTGCCGGAAATGAAGGGAGGCCCGAAGATATCTAGATACGCCGCGGAGGCGACTGCTGAAC GTGGGCGACAGTCTAGGAGTTTGGGGTTGAAGTCTGTTGTGATGAAAGTGAAAGGGTTTaccttcttcaagaagaaacGGCAAGCAATCATGAGCTGGAGAGAGGGCTTTACAAACGCTCGAGGGAACCAGAACCCGATCGTGTACATTGAGGACTCAACTCGTCGTCCCCATAACGGTTGCCGACTTCCTAAGAGGCGTCGTGTATAA